One Thermicanus aegyptius DSM 12793 DNA segment encodes these proteins:
- the rsgA gene encoding ribosome small subunit-dependent GTPase A, producing MPWGKIIKALSGYYYVLPEEIPYAEEKLIQCRARGLFRKQGKSPLVGDWVRFESKGEKEGWIEEISERKNVLIRPPVANMDIVVLLFSLKEPELNLLLLDRFLAHIEHRRVPILIGFTKIDLVEEHSWKSVGETYEKIGYPIVATSARTGRGVDEIRLHLQGKTAVFAGQSGVGKSSLLNSLLPKALRETGEISRKLGRGRHTTRHVELLSIGQGSFVADTPGFGQLDFLEMDPVELTLCFPEIRSRAGECRFRECLHHKEPGCAVREAVTEGEIQTERYEHYLIFLSEIKKAMERRYR from the coding sequence ATGCCCTGGGGGAAGATTATCAAGGCGTTAAGCGGCTATTATTATGTCCTGCCGGAAGAGATCCCTTATGCAGAGGAAAAACTGATTCAGTGCCGGGCTCGTGGCCTTTTTCGTAAACAAGGGAAGTCGCCCTTGGTGGGGGATTGGGTACGCTTTGAATCGAAAGGGGAGAAGGAAGGATGGATTGAAGAGATCTCGGAGCGGAAAAACGTTCTGATCCGGCCTCCGGTTGCCAATATGGATATCGTCGTCCTCCTCTTCTCCTTAAAAGAACCTGAGCTTAATCTTCTCCTTCTTGATCGCTTCCTCGCCCACATTGAGCATCGGAGAGTCCCTATCCTTATCGGATTTACGAAAATCGATCTGGTGGAGGAACATTCCTGGAAATCGGTCGGGGAAACGTATGAAAAAATAGGCTATCCGATCGTGGCGACCAGCGCTAGAACGGGTAGGGGAGTAGACGAGATTCGCCTCCATCTTCAGGGGAAGACGGCGGTTTTCGCCGGCCAATCGGGCGTGGGGAAATCCTCTCTGCTTAATTCCCTATTGCCGAAAGCCCTTCGGGAGACGGGCGAGATCAGCCGAAAGCTGGGCAGGGGAAGACATACCACACGCCATGTGGAGCTCCTCTCCATCGGGCAAGGAAGTTTTGTTGCCGATACCCCTGGGTTTGGACAACTCGATTTTTTAGAAATGGATCCGGTGGAGCTAACTCTCTGTTTTCCCGAGATCAGGTCACGGGCGGGAGAATGTCGTTTTAGAGAATGTCTCCATCACAAAGAACCGGGATGTGCCGTCCGTGAAGCGGTAACAGAGGGAGAGATTCAGACTGAGAGGTATGAACATTATTTAATTTTTTTGTCTGAGATAAAGAAAGCAATGGAAAGGAGATACCGTTAA
- the rpe gene encoding ribulose-phosphate 3-epimerase — MIQIAPSILSADFSSLEAEIREVEEGGADLLHIDVMDGHFVPNITIGPIVVEAIRRRTSLPLDVHLMISEPEKFVDSFAKAGADIITVHAEATYHLHRLIYQVKEEGVKVGVALNPATPLEMVLPILPDLDLVLIMSVNPGFGGQKFIPSVLHKIRRLRQLLDQEDLKAELEVDGGINGGTVAQVVEAGATILVAGSAIFGKGDRKEAIADLRMAAGMK; from the coding sequence TTGATCCAAATTGCGCCATCCATCTTATCCGCCGATTTCTCTTCCTTAGAAGCGGAGATCAGGGAAGTGGAGGAGGGGGGAGCGGACCTTCTTCATATTGACGTGATGGATGGCCATTTTGTTCCCAATATAACCATAGGCCCCATCGTTGTAGAAGCGATACGCAGAAGGACAAGCCTTCCTTTAGATGTTCATCTTATGATTAGTGAGCCGGAAAAATTTGTGGATTCATTTGCCAAGGCTGGGGCGGACATCATCACGGTTCATGCGGAAGCGACCTATCACCTTCATCGGTTAATCTACCAGGTGAAAGAAGAGGGTGTAAAGGTTGGGGTTGCCTTAAATCCTGCCACCCCTTTGGAAATGGTCCTGCCGATTCTGCCCGATTTGGATCTGGTCCTCATCATGTCTGTAAATCCTGGTTTTGGCGGGCAAAAGTTTATTCCCTCCGTTCTCCATAAGATTAGGAGACTTCGCCAACTCCTGGATCAGGAAGATCTAAAGGCGGAACTGGAGGTAGACGGGGGCATAAACGGAGGGACGGTGGCTCAGGTTGTCGAAGCAGGGGCGACCATCCTGGTTGCCGGATCCGCCATCTTTGGCAAAGGAGACCGAAAAGAGGCCATCGCCGACCTGCGCATGGCTGCCGGGATGAAATAA